A region from the uncultured Draconibacterium sp. genome encodes:
- a CDS encoding RagB/SusD family nutrient uptake outer membrane protein, whose translation MKKLIYITLAAFLIVNTACDKDYLDVQAPSSVDDDFVFASTDEAQKVLASMYDLWHDLDKRLFYETESVGSDSECHPENYASQGRHIPEGLFATEFNINDGNSSGTWKECYTIINRCNIMIEALEENEDYQESVSSGKTNDWTQLYGETLAARATAYKLLVRYFGDVPYFDYAIRTTEQTDSLGSSSRDIIYESEIAALKAAVPYMYRLGENGVTAERFSGTYVDALIGRLAFDAAGYQLRRTDFDYGNVTFDQIGKENDTWKAKYVRRSDWQSMMAIAKEHYLKVVNNPGSAYLIESDERGEAFDNPFQRNFQYLMDLQVSPESLFECGYTRGQNSDFPYSWGRPSGGGGKNAYPCKNYGQGRIYASYYYGDFIEGDKRRDVTACVTANSGAASERLINFTPGSREKGGLAQNKLDESRFASPYTTKQRNSGCNWQQLRMADVMLDLAYASAATGDDATAKTYLKKVRSRAFSAADQAEKVDGYINPLSGQALLDAIAFERKLELGGEGKTRWDMTLYGTMPERIKALRDRQIEMVEGLKANGYYTFPTTGMTISNYIWTKYVKMSDIDESLPLLTTQTPEGITTDDPRYPVLVPGWRGTSDLWTDYISTLPSDSVNIAIRGLYEYIDPNGPVAAALEAEGYEKSDWGSNIVANEGQYTTDIFKGYPDAYYFAGEPPRYMRAVPYETLAQSNGLITQGYGHASE comes from the coding sequence ATGAAGAAATTAATATATATAACGCTGGCGGCATTCTTAATTGTTAATACTGCATGCGATAAGGATTATTTAGATGTACAGGCTCCTTCGTCTGTAGATGATGACTTTGTATTTGCTTCAACTGATGAGGCACAAAAGGTGCTGGCAAGTATGTACGATCTCTGGCACGATTTGGATAAACGACTTTTTTATGAAACAGAATCAGTAGGTTCTGATTCAGAGTGTCACCCTGAAAACTACGCTTCTCAAGGCCGACATATACCAGAAGGATTATTTGCCACCGAGTTTAATATTAACGATGGAAACTCATCGGGGACATGGAAAGAATGTTATACCATTATTAACAGGTGTAATATTATGATTGAGGCTTTGGAAGAGAATGAGGATTACCAGGAATCGGTGAGTTCTGGTAAAACAAACGACTGGACTCAGCTTTATGGTGAAACACTGGCAGCCCGTGCAACAGCTTACAAATTGTTAGTTCGTTACTTTGGCGATGTTCCATACTTTGATTATGCAATCAGAACTACTGAACAAACAGACTCATTAGGCTCGAGTTCTCGTGATATTATTTACGAAAGCGAAATAGCTGCACTAAAAGCAGCAGTTCCATACATGTACCGTCTTGGCGAAAACGGGGTTACAGCAGAGCGTTTTTCTGGTACTTACGTTGATGCTTTAATCGGACGCTTAGCTTTTGATGCAGCTGGTTACCAATTGCGTCGTACTGATTTTGATTACGGTAATGTTACTTTCGATCAGATAGGTAAAGAAAACGATACCTGGAAAGCAAAATATGTACGTCGTTCAGACTGGCAAAGCATGATGGCTATTGCTAAAGAACATTATCTGAAAGTGGTGAATAACCCTGGTTCTGCTTACCTGATCGAGTCCGATGAGCGTGGCGAAGCGTTCGACAATCCTTTCCAGCGAAACTTCCAGTATTTGATGGATCTTCAGGTAAGTCCTGAATCATTGTTCGAGTGTGGTTATACTCGTGGTCAAAACTCCGATTTCCCTTATTCTTGGGGACGCCCTTCAGGTGGTGGTGGTAAAAATGCTTACCCATGTAAAAACTATGGACAGGGACGTATTTACGCCAGTTATTATTATGGCGACTTCATCGAAGGCGATAAGCGTCGTGATGTAACAGCCTGTGTAACTGCAAACTCTGGAGCAGCTTCAGAACGTTTAATTAACTTTACTCCTGGTAGCCGCGAAAAAGGTGGGTTGGCACAAAACAAATTAGATGAATCACGTTTTGCATCTCCATACACAACCAAACAACGTAACTCGGGTTGTAACTGGCAACAGCTGCGTATGGCCGATGTAATGTTGGATTTGGCTTATGCTTCTGCCGCAACAGGCGATGATGCTACAGCAAAAACTTACCTTAAAAAAGTACGTAGCCGTGCATTCTCAGCAGCCGATCAGGCCGAAAAAGTTGATGGTTACATTAATCCTTTATCAGGGCAGGCATTGTTGGATGCTATTGCTTTTGAGCGTAAATTAGAATTAGGCGGCGAAGGAAAAACCCGCTGGGATATGACTCTTTACGGTACAATGCCGGAAAGAATTAAAGCGCTTCGCGACCGTCAGATTGAAATGGTTGAAGGATTAAAAGCAAATGGTTACTATACTTTCCCAACTACCGGAATGACCATTTCAAATTACATCTGGACAAAATATGTTAAAATGTCTGATATCGACGAATCTCTTCCATTATTAACAACGCAAACTCCTGAAGGAATTACTACTGATGATCCAAGGTATCCTGTATTAGTTCCGGGATGGCGTGGTACAAGCGACTTATGGACCGATTACATTAGCACACTGCCAAGCGATTCAGTGAATATTGCTATTCGTGGATTATACGAATACATTGATCCAAACGGACCTGTTGCTGCTGCTCTTGAAGCTGAAGGTTATGAAAAATCTGACTGGGGATCGAATATTGTTGCAAATGAAGGTCAATATACAACTGATATTTTTAAAGGATATCCGGATGCGTATTATTTCGCAGGCGAACCACCTCGTTATATGAGAGCCGTTCCTTATGAAACTCTTGCACAATCAAATGGATTAATCACGCAGGGTTATGGCCATGCGTCGGAATAG
- a CDS encoding LamG domain-containing protein — protein sequence MKFIQRITFTFLCCLVFTSVLAQTTQTNKLSQQFDWPLAELITNEEKLQLIGNPQVVETVVGKAVRFNGEGDGIILNEMPLQNFTAFTIELLIYPEKGGNFEQRFLHMGEIRSDRVLLELRAKNDCWYFDSYLSSGNNQLALIDSNLVHPLNEWYHVAFVVNNGQLSSYVNGIKELEDELQHGAVNSGKTSIGVRLNQVSWFKGCISRIRVSGKALKPEQFFEISCINLKSKPKK from the coding sequence ATGAAATTCATCCAACGAATTACATTCACTTTTCTGTGCTGCCTGGTTTTTACTTCTGTATTGGCACAAACAACCCAAACAAACAAGCTCTCTCAACAATTCGATTGGCCTTTGGCCGAGCTGATAACCAACGAAGAAAAATTACAACTAATTGGCAACCCACAGGTGGTTGAAACAGTGGTTGGCAAAGCAGTACGTTTTAATGGCGAAGGTGACGGCATTATCTTAAACGAAATGCCCCTCCAAAACTTCACTGCTTTTACTATCGAGCTTCTTATCTATCCAGAAAAAGGAGGCAATTTTGAACAACGTTTTCTGCACATGGGCGAAATACGTTCTGATCGGGTGCTGCTTGAATTACGCGCAAAAAATGATTGCTGGTATTTCGATTCATATCTTTCATCCGGCAACAATCAACTCGCCTTAATTGATTCGAACCTTGTTCACCCCTTAAACGAATGGTATCATGTTGCTTTTGTGGTAAATAACGGACAACTTAGCTCGTATGTTAATGGCATAAAAGAACTTGAAGATGAATTGCAACATGGAGCTGTTAATTCCGGAAAAACATCAATTGGAGTTCGCTTAAATCAGGTATCGTGGTTTAAAGGATGTATTTCAAGAATACGCGTAAGCGGAAAAGCTCTAAAACCCGAACAATTTTTTGAAATAAGCTGTATAAACCTAAAATCAAAACCTAAAAAATAA
- a CDS encoding pectate lyase yields MKTKTIFLACILIVCFSQLRSQTQDNGLSSTVEESMLRATQYMLDSVSYNGGYVWYYLPDFSRQWGEMEAYKTMIWLQHPGTISMGHTFLEAYHATGNEFYYRAAQQAAAAIIWGQSHRGGWNYMIDFAGDRSLKKWYRTIGKNGWRLEEFQHYYGNSTFDDDITSDAARFLLRMYLEKMDPAYKPALEKAIDFILESQYPAGGWPQRYPLMNEFSKDGHPDYTSFYTFNDDVIWENVHFFIQCYETLGQERFLDPILRGMNFYLLSQDTCGAWGQQLTMNMQVAGARTYEPAALLPSTTFENAMLLLKFYAYTGDKKFIDAVPAAIAWLEKTELPKAQQEGARTHPAFVDVKTQRPIYVHRVGANVKYGHYYTDEDDSNLLSHYYGKSRVPLQTLKDEYKRLVNLSTEELTKDSPLAVNCFNQPNTTPQKYYDLNRFRIDIELPESEIRRIVESLDDKNRWLQKHAYISHPYTCDGTDNEQTEKYATTRVGDETDTSPFPDNSDQLYISTRLYIRNMHVLINYLKNTEHP; encoded by the coding sequence ATGAAAACCAAAACGATATTTTTGGCCTGCATTCTTATCGTTTGTTTTAGCCAACTGCGGTCGCAAACGCAGGATAATGGCTTAAGCAGTACCGTAGAAGAAAGTATGCTCAGAGCTACCCAATACATGCTTGATAGTGTGAGTTATAATGGCGGTTATGTGTGGTATTATTTGCCCGATTTCTCGAGGCAATGGGGCGAAATGGAAGCCTATAAAACAATGATTTGGCTGCAACATCCCGGTACAATCAGCATGGGACATACATTTTTAGAAGCCTACCATGCCACCGGTAACGAATTTTATTACAGGGCTGCGCAACAAGCTGCTGCCGCAATAATCTGGGGCCAAAGTCACCGGGGTGGCTGGAATTATATGATTGATTTTGCCGGCGATCGCTCATTAAAAAAATGGTACCGCACAATTGGAAAAAACGGATGGCGACTGGAAGAGTTTCAACATTACTACGGTAACAGTACTTTTGATGACGATATAACATCAGATGCAGCCCGTTTTTTGCTACGCATGTATCTTGAAAAAATGGACCCTGCCTATAAGCCGGCACTCGAGAAAGCAATTGATTTTATTCTGGAAAGTCAATATCCGGCCGGCGGCTGGCCACAGCGATACCCCTTAATGAATGAATTTAGTAAAGATGGCCATCCTGATTATACTTCGTTTTACACTTTTAACGACGATGTGATTTGGGAGAATGTTCACTTCTTTATTCAGTGTTATGAAACCCTGGGGCAGGAGCGTTTTCTTGATCCGATTTTGAGAGGAATGAATTTTTATCTCCTCTCGCAGGATACATGCGGGGCATGGGGACAACAGCTAACCATGAATATGCAGGTGGCAGGTGCCAGAACCTACGAACCGGCAGCTTTGTTGCCATCAACAACCTTCGAAAATGCAATGTTACTGCTGAAGTTTTATGCGTACACCGGCGATAAAAAGTTTATTGATGCCGTTCCGGCAGCTATCGCCTGGCTCGAAAAAACAGAATTACCAAAAGCCCAACAAGAAGGAGCCAGAACACATCCTGCATTTGTTGATGTAAAAACACAACGGCCAATTTATGTGCACAGGGTAGGAGCAAATGTAAAATATGGACATTATTATACTGATGAAGATGATTCAAACCTGTTGTCGCATTACTACGGAAAATCGCGAGTTCCCTTGCAAACGTTAAAAGATGAATACAAAAGGCTGGTTAATCTGTCGACAGAGGAGCTTACCAAAGATTCTCCATTGGCTGTAAATTGTTTTAACCAACCCAATACCACACCCCAGAAATATTATGATCTTAATCGTTTTCGCATCGACATTGAATTACCCGAATCCGAAATCCGCCGGATTGTTGAATCGCTTGACGACAAAAACCGTTGGTTGCAAAAACATGCCTACATTAGTCACCCATACACCTGCGATGGTACAGACAACGAGCAAACCGAAAAATATGCTACAACTCGGGTTGGCGACGAAACCGACACTTCTCCTTTTCCCGACAATAGCGACCAGCTATACATTTCCACGCGTTTGTATATCAGAAACATGCATGTTTTAATTAACTATCTGAAAAATACAGAACATCCTTAA